A section of the Nitrospirota bacterium genome encodes:
- a CDS encoding FIST C-terminal domain-containing protein, with product MTSPATLQFATALSRMTDTRAASSELADSIRMQIGTAPIDLAFLFFSPHHASNISEISTMLQRELRAKVCLGCSGEGVIAGSEEIETAAALTLWVACLPDVTLTPLQLSVSHLQDQIRLQGWPEPGLEDSTFLLLGDPFSTPMQEVLSLITDRYPRCTVGGGLAGGGQDAGENRLLLNDQSFDGGVVGVQLTGPITVRTVTSQGCRPIGERFVVTRAEQNLIYELGGVAALTKLQDVFESLEGSHRRNAHRALHLGIAIEEQGSHFERGDFLVRNLIGADQQTGAVAIGDVVQEGQTVQFHLRDAQSASDDLHLLLATDRATHRHPPLGALLFSCCGRGEGLFGRPHHDSGAVQERLGPIPAAGFFAQGEIGPVGGRNFLHGYTASVVIFSEPDPRKAHR from the coding sequence ATGACTTCTCCGGCCACGCTTCAATTTGCAACCGCGCTCTCTCGCATGACCGATACGAGAGCTGCATCCAGCGAGCTCGCGGACTCCATACGGATGCAGATCGGTACAGCCCCTATCGATCTGGCCTTCCTCTTCTTCTCCCCCCACCATGCCTCCAACATCTCAGAAATTTCGACCATGCTCCAGAGAGAGCTGAGGGCGAAGGTCTGTCTGGGTTGTTCCGGGGAAGGTGTCATCGCCGGCTCTGAAGAGATTGAAACCGCTGCAGCCCTTACCCTCTGGGTCGCGTGCCTTCCCGATGTCACCCTGACTCCCCTTCAGCTCTCCGTGTCTCATCTGCAAGACCAGATTCGTCTGCAGGGATGGCCGGAGCCGGGGCTTGAAGATTCGACCTTTCTCCTCCTCGGTGATCCCTTTTCAACACCGATGCAGGAAGTCCTATCCCTCATAACCGACCGGTACCCCCGGTGCACAGTCGGCGGGGGGCTCGCCGGTGGAGGACAGGATGCGGGGGAGAATCGACTGCTCCTCAATGATCAGAGCTTCGACGGAGGCGTGGTTGGCGTGCAACTCACAGGACCGATCACGGTCCGAACCGTCACCTCGCAAGGCTGTCGCCCGATCGGCGAACGGTTTGTGGTCACCAGGGCAGAGCAGAACCTCATTTATGAGCTCGGCGGCGTTGCGGCCTTGACCAAACTACAAGATGTCTTTGAATCGCTGGAAGGGTCCCACCGCCGCAATGCGCACAGGGCATTGCATCTGGGCATTGCGATCGAGGAGCAGGGAAGCCATTTCGAGAGGGGCGACTTCCTTGTTCGGAATCTCATCGGAGCGGATCAACAGACCGGAGCCGTCGCGATCGGGGACGTTGTGCAGGAGGGCCAAACCGTCCAGTTCCACCTCCGTGACGCACAGTCTGCAAGCGATGACTTGCACCTCCTCCTGGCGACGGATCGAGCGACGCACAGACATCCCCCTCTCGGGGCCCTTCTGTTCAGTTGTTGCGGGCGCGGTGAGGGGCTCTTCGGTCGACCCCATCACGATAGTGGAGCCGTGCAAGAGCGGCTCGGCCCCATCCCCGCGGCAGGATTCTTTGCCCAAGGCGAGATCGGCCCTGTCGGAGGGCGGAACTTCCTGCATGGCTACACGGCGAGTGTGGTCATTTTCTCGGAGCCTGACCCTCGCAAGGCACATCGGTGA
- a CDS encoding FKBP-type peptidyl-prolyl cis-trans isomerase, whose product MPFQEAGAKGNEVTTASGLQYIDLVIGTGATAEAGQTVTVHYTGWLENGKKFDSSVDRGQPFSFPLGAGRVIKGWDEGVKGMKVGGKRKLTIPSKLGYGAQGAGGVIPPHATLIFDVELLGL is encoded by the coding sequence ATGCCATTTCAAGAAGCAGGTGCGAAGGGAAATGAAGTTACGACAGCGTCGGGGTTGCAGTATATCGATCTCGTGATTGGAACAGGCGCGACTGCCGAGGCGGGACAGACCGTCACCGTGCATTACACCGGCTGGCTAGAAAATGGGAAGAAGTTCGACAGTTCCGTCGACCGAGGGCAACCTTTTTCCTTTCCTCTGGGAGCTGGACGAGTCATCAAGGGATGGGACGAGGGTGTCAAGGGCATGAAAGTGGGAGGGAAGAGAAAACTGACCATTCCTTCCAAGCTTGGTTATGGCGCGCAGGGAGCCGGTGGTGTCATTCCCCCGCATGCGACGTTGATTTTTGACGTTGAACTGCTTGGTCTGTGA
- the gcvT gene encoding glycine cleavage system aminomethyltransferase GcvT: protein MHQTPLITHHQACGAKLVDFAGWEMPIQYSGVVDEYHTVRSHAGLFDVSHMGRVRIAGPGAVSFLQRVTTNDVGKLAVSQAQYSMVCNEKGGIKDDIFLYRLSADEFLLCVNASNREKILLWLQSQLAQDKTVRLEDRSVELSQVAVQGPSSRQVLISLGATALEGLKLHHTCDGTIGGLSCLLARTGYTGELGYEIYIDSNKVGRLWDLLIDRGKVWGVKPAGLGARDLLRLEMGYLLYGNDMDEATTPFEANADWTVSVQKGEFIGRQALLAQKQSGVPRRFVAFELVEKAVPRHGFRILDPTAFHPIGEVTSGNLSPLLQKGIGLGYVPLRYAEPGTSILIEIRGKSLPAFIVKPPFYKRKKS from the coding sequence ATGCACCAGACCCCGCTGATCACGCACCATCAAGCTTGTGGCGCCAAACTCGTCGACTTTGCCGGATGGGAGATGCCCATCCAATACAGCGGTGTCGTGGATGAATACCATACAGTCCGTTCCCATGCCGGGCTCTTCGATGTGAGCCATATGGGGCGGGTACGGATCGCCGGACCCGGTGCTGTCTCCTTTCTCCAACGAGTCACCACCAACGATGTCGGAAAACTCGCCGTCTCTCAAGCCCAGTATTCCATGGTCTGTAACGAGAAGGGCGGCATCAAAGACGACATCTTCCTCTATCGGCTCTCAGCGGACGAGTTTCTCTTGTGCGTGAATGCCTCGAATCGCGAGAAGATCCTGTTATGGCTGCAATCACAGCTTGCCCAGGACAAGACGGTTCGCCTCGAAGATCGGTCGGTCGAATTGTCCCAGGTGGCTGTTCAAGGCCCAAGTTCTCGCCAAGTGCTGATCAGCCTTGGTGCGACGGCGCTCGAAGGGCTGAAGCTCCATCACACATGTGATGGCACGATCGGCGGCCTGTCTTGCTTGCTGGCCCGAACCGGCTACACCGGAGAACTCGGCTATGAAATTTATATCGACTCGAACAAGGTCGGTCGCCTCTGGGACCTGCTCATCGACAGGGGGAAGGTTTGGGGAGTTAAACCAGCCGGGCTCGGCGCGAGGGATCTTCTCCGGTTGGAAATGGGCTATCTGCTCTATGGCAACGATATGGATGAAGCTACGACCCCGTTTGAAGCCAATGCGGACTGGACCGTCAGTGTTCAGAAAGGTGAGTTCATCGGTAGGCAAGCGCTTCTGGCGCAGAAACAGTCCGGAGTGCCTCGCCGTTTCGTAGCCTTCGAGCTCGTTGAGAAGGCCGTGCCTCGCCACGGATTTAGAATCCTCGATCCTACGGCTTTCCATCCGATCGGCGAGGTCACGAGCGGCAACCTCTCGCCGCTCCTCCAGAAGGGTATCGGGTTGGGCTATGTGCCGCTGCGCTATGCAGAGCCCGGCACATCGATCCTGATCGAGATCCGTGGCAAGAGCCTTCCGGCATTCATTGTGAAGCCGCCGTTCTATAAGCGCAAAAAATCGTGA
- a CDS encoding NUDIX hydrolase, which translates to MTKHIYTGIVVNLNVDTVTLPNGHTVDLEVVRHPGASAVVPLKEDGRVILIRQFRHAAGGFIYEIPAGKLHPGEDPTVCAARELEEEVGYRAGRFDLLSSIFTAPGFTDEVIHIYKATELTSGRQQLDRDEVLEVIELPLQEAIRMIETGAIRDAKSIVGLQAVYLSLSRR; encoded by the coding sequence ATGACCAAACACATCTACACGGGCATCGTCGTGAACTTGAACGTCGACACCGTCACGCTGCCCAACGGCCACACGGTCGACTTGGAAGTCGTGCGCCATCCGGGAGCTTCCGCGGTGGTGCCGCTGAAGGAGGATGGCAGGGTCATCTTGATCAGGCAATTCCGCCACGCGGCCGGAGGGTTCATCTATGAAATTCCTGCGGGAAAGCTTCACCCGGGGGAAGATCCCACTGTCTGCGCGGCACGCGAACTGGAAGAAGAAGTCGGATATCGAGCCGGCAGGTTCGATCTCCTCTCCAGCATCTTTACGGCACCGGGCTTCACTGACGAGGTGATTCACATCTACAAGGCGACAGAACTGACGTCCGGTCGACAACAGCTCGATCGCGATGAGGTCCTCGAAGTAATCGAGCTGCCTCTACAGGAAGCGATCAGGATGATCGAGACTGGAGCGATCAGAGATGCGAAGTCGATCGTGGGATTACAAGCGGTGTATCTGAGCCTTAGCCGTCGATAG
- a CDS encoding enoyl-ACP reductase, with product MLLEGKKGLIIGVANKHSIAWAIAQSAAGQGAQLLFNYQNERLRENVEELVATLPGAKAFPCDVGDDSQISALVRSVEQETGRIDFLIHSIAFAPREELTGQFVNTTRQGFATALDVSAYSLVAVTRAMMPLMAEGGSVVTLTYLGAERVVPHYNVMGVAKAALEATVRYLAHDLGPKNIRVNAISAGPIKTLAARGVSGISKMVDHHREFAPLRRATEQGEVGDTALFLISPLGRGITGEVIYVDGGYHILGSLASAD from the coding sequence ATGCTACTCGAAGGCAAAAAGGGACTGATCATTGGTGTCGCCAACAAGCACAGCATTGCTTGGGCTATCGCACAATCGGCGGCAGGTCAGGGCGCTCAGCTCTTGTTCAATTACCAGAACGAACGGCTCAGGGAGAATGTCGAAGAGCTGGTCGCCACCTTGCCTGGCGCGAAGGCTTTTCCCTGCGACGTGGGAGACGACTCGCAAATCTCCGCATTAGTGCGGAGCGTAGAACAGGAAACCGGCAGGATCGACTTTCTTATTCACTCCATCGCATTCGCCCCACGTGAAGAACTCACGGGGCAGTTCGTGAATACCACGCGGCAAGGGTTTGCCACAGCACTCGACGTGAGCGCCTATTCCCTCGTGGCTGTGACCAGAGCCATGATGCCGTTGATGGCTGAGGGCGGTTCGGTCGTTACCTTGACCTACCTCGGTGCTGAACGGGTCGTGCCCCATTACAATGTCATGGGGGTAGCCAAAGCCGCGCTCGAAGCCACCGTTCGCTATCTGGCGCATGACCTCGGCCCCAAGAACATCCGGGTGAATGCGATCTCCGCCGGTCCCATCAAGACTCTCGCTGCCCGCGGAGTTTCCGGAATCAGCAAGATGGTGGATCACCACCGGGAATTTGCGCCTCTCCGCCGTGCAACGGAACAAGGCGAAGTCGGCGACACGGCGTTGTTCTTGATCAGTCCGCTAGGACGTGGAATTACCGGGGAAGTGATCTACGTCGATGGCGGGTATCATATCTTAGGCTCACTCGCATCAGCGGACTGA
- the arfB gene encoding aminoacyl-tRNA hydrolase, which yields MLYISPHVAIPDSEIDIHAMRSQGAGGQNVNKVSSAIHLQFDIAASSLPQFYKEELLKLKDNRISEEGVITIKAQQYRSQEQNREDALTRLRELIQRIAIPRKKRKATKPTKGSKQRRLESKTKRGKLKILRRTLE from the coding sequence ATGTTATACATCTCACCCCACGTCGCCATCCCCGATTCTGAAATCGACATCCATGCGATGCGCTCTCAGGGTGCAGGCGGGCAGAATGTGAACAAAGTCTCGTCTGCGATTCATTTGCAGTTCGACATTGCCGCCTCGTCGTTGCCACAGTTTTACAAGGAAGAGCTGCTGAAATTGAAGGATAACCGCATTTCAGAAGAAGGGGTGATCACCATCAAAGCCCAGCAGTATCGGAGCCAGGAGCAGAATCGAGAGGATGCGCTCACTCGACTGCGTGAGCTCATTCAACGCATAGCCATCCCACGCAAGAAGCGAAAGGCGACGAAGCCGACGAAGGGATCGAAGCAACGGCGGTTGGAGAGCAAGACCAAGCGCGGGAAACTGAAAATCCTCAGGCGAACACTTGAGTAA
- the iscX gene encoding Fe-S cluster assembly protein IscX, whose product MDLKWQNAEDVAIRLVEEHPETDPLTVRFTDMHAWIVALPDFKDDPKKSNEKILEAIQMAWHEEYQDSKS is encoded by the coding sequence ATGGATCTGAAGTGGCAGAATGCAGAAGATGTCGCAATCCGTTTAGTCGAAGAACATCCGGAAACGGACCCCTTAACCGTTCGATTTACCGATATGCATGCCTGGATCGTGGCACTCCCTGACTTCAAGGACGATCCGAAAAAATCGAATGAAAAAATCCTGGAAGCGATTCAGATGGCTTGGCACGAGGAATATCAAGACTCGAAGTCCTAA
- the dnaK gene encoding molecular chaperone DnaK yields MAGIVGIDLGTTNSLVAYMDKGTPRVIAGRNERTMVPSVVAMTDNGLIVGDPAKEHLTRSPERTVYSVKRFMGKSLEDVQGELAYFPYHMTEQGGVIRIKLGEKTYSPPQISAMILKELKQRAEAHLGESITKAVITVPAYFNDSQRQATKDAGMIAGLEVLRIINEPTAASLAYGLQQKTQGTIAVYDLGGGTFDISILKLKDGIFEVLATNGDTHLGGDDFDQLIADLFIKEILERHGLDLRAYPDHMQAVRLEAERAKIRLSDELKTTATLDLPDGKGRFSRELTRDQVESLTMALIERTLAPCRKALKDAELTPAHIDEVVLVGGSTRMPLVRQRVQELFGKTPHCELNPDEVVALGAAVQADILSGGTTDMLLLDVTPLSLGIETMGGVMSSVIRRNTTIPAGAKEMFTTYVDGQTGVDIHILQGERELAKDNRSLARFRLKVPPLPAGVPRIEVTFLIDANGILNVLAKDMRTGQSQSIEVKPSYGLSDGEVEQMIEDSFKFASDDISARKLIEARLDAGALITTTEKSLLEGGHLIASDNIAATRAALAALSTAKDGTDPRAIRARMADLEQAAKPLTVALLNDSLTKGLQGKKVSEVT; encoded by the coding sequence ATGGCAGGCATCGTCGGCATCGATCTCGGCACGACCAATTCGTTGGTTGCCTACATGGACAAGGGAACCCCGCGCGTGATCGCAGGGCGGAACGAGCGCACTATGGTGCCATCCGTCGTGGCCATGACCGACAACGGGCTGATCGTCGGCGATCCGGCGAAAGAACACTTGACCCGTAGCCCGGAACGGACCGTCTACTCCGTGAAGCGATTTATGGGAAAGAGTCTTGAGGACGTACAGGGCGAGCTGGCCTATTTTCCCTACCACATGACGGAACAGGGCGGAGTCATCCGGATCAAGCTCGGTGAGAAAACCTATTCGCCGCCGCAGATCTCGGCCATGATCCTGAAGGAACTGAAGCAACGGGCCGAGGCGCATCTCGGGGAAAGTATTACCAAGGCTGTCATCACAGTCCCTGCCTATTTCAACGATAGCCAACGGCAAGCGACGAAGGATGCGGGCATGATTGCCGGGCTCGAGGTGTTACGAATTATCAATGAACCGACCGCAGCCTCCTTGGCCTATGGGCTTCAGCAAAAAACTCAGGGCACGATTGCCGTGTACGACCTTGGCGGCGGGACCTTCGACATTTCGATTCTGAAACTTAAGGACGGGATTTTCGAAGTCTTGGCTACGAACGGCGACACGCATCTGGGCGGGGACGACTTCGACCAGCTGATCGCCGATCTGTTCATCAAAGAAATTCTAGAACGACATGGCCTCGATCTCCGGGCCTACCCCGATCATATGCAGGCCGTCCGTTTGGAAGCCGAGCGGGCAAAGATTCGACTGTCCGATGAACTGAAAACGACGGCAACTCTCGACCTGCCAGACGGCAAAGGAAGATTTAGCAGAGAGCTGACGAGAGATCAGGTCGAATCCTTGACGATGGCCCTGATCGAACGCACCCTGGCTCCTTGCCGCAAAGCGCTCAAGGATGCAGAACTCACTCCCGCGCACATCGATGAAGTAGTGCTTGTCGGCGGGTCCACACGCATGCCGCTCGTGCGGCAACGTGTTCAAGAATTATTCGGGAAAACACCGCACTGCGAGCTCAATCCTGACGAAGTCGTCGCCCTCGGCGCAGCGGTACAGGCCGATATCTTGAGCGGCGGCACTACCGACATGCTGTTACTGGACGTCACCCCTTTATCACTCGGTATCGAAACCATGGGCGGGGTGATGAGCAGCGTCATCCGACGAAATACGACCATTCCAGCTGGCGCCAAAGAGATGTTCACGACCTATGTAGACGGCCAGACCGGTGTGGACATTCACATTCTACAAGGCGAGCGCGAGCTAGCGAAAGACAATCGGAGCCTGGCGCGATTCAGGCTCAAGGTGCCACCTTTGCCCGCCGGTGTGCCACGTATCGAAGTCACGTTCTTGATCGATGCAAACGGCATCCTCAACGTCCTGGCGAAGGACATGCGGACGGGACAAAGCCAGTCTATCGAGGTCAAGCCCTCCTACGGTTTGTCGGACGGTGAAGTAGAGCAAATGATCGAAGATTCATTCAAGTTTGCCTCGGATGATATTTCCGCCCGCAAGTTAATTGAAGCGCGGCTGGACGCCGGTGCATTGATCACGACGACGGAGAAATCCCTCCTGGAGGGAGGCCATCTCATCGCATCGGACAACATTGCCGCCACTCGTGCCGCACTGGCAGCGTTGTCCACGGCCAAAGACGGCACGGATCCTCGCGCCATCCGTGCACGGATGGCGGATCTCGAACAGGCCGCAAAGCCTCTGACCGTTGCACTCTTGAACGATTCGCTCACGAAAGGGTTGCAGGGGAAAAAGGTTTCAGAGGTCACATAG
- the hscB gene encoding Fe-S protein assembly co-chaperone HscB: MDHQHTHSESPRELQMARSMCWHCQSEMSGEYFCDRCVKVQPVSKELDYFTCLGIPRRLTIDQPQLEARFYELSRAFHPDFYQNKSAAEQTISLGNSALLNTAYRTLRDPIERAEYLLDLEAGSVKQIRNSPPADLFEEILELQDTLNEYRAADRASERESTLCAKLKLERDMLEQRQRDMEAALQQLFVEWDALQDRGEATSQARTERDRILKQMRENLSNRTYVKNIVSDLVSTIG, from the coding sequence ATGGATCATCAGCACACCCACAGTGAAAGCCCTCGTGAGCTACAGATGGCTCGCAGCATGTGCTGGCACTGCCAATCTGAAATGTCCGGTGAATATTTCTGTGATCGTTGCGTCAAGGTCCAGCCGGTGTCGAAGGAACTCGATTATTTTACCTGCCTGGGCATCCCGCGCCGCCTCACGATCGATCAACCCCAGCTAGAAGCCAGATTCTACGAACTGAGCCGCGCGTTTCATCCTGATTTTTATCAGAACAAGAGCGCTGCCGAACAGACCATCAGCCTGGGCAATTCAGCCCTGTTGAATACCGCGTACCGAACGCTCCGTGACCCGATCGAACGGGCTGAGTATCTTCTCGATCTTGAAGCAGGATCGGTGAAACAGATCAGGAATTCTCCTCCCGCCGACCTCTTTGAAGAAATTCTTGAACTCCAAGATACATTGAATGAGTATCGAGCCGCTGACCGAGCGTCAGAAAGAGAGTCGACGCTCTGCGCGAAGCTCAAATTGGAACGGGACATGCTTGAACAGCGGCAACGTGACATGGAGGCCGCCCTCCAGCAGCTCTTTGTCGAGTGGGACGCACTCCAAGATCGCGGCGAGGCGACCAGCCAGGCGAGGACCGAGCGCGACCGGATACTGAAACAGATGCGCGAAAATCTATCCAACCGTACCTACGTCAAGAACATCGTGAGCGATCTCGTCTCAACCATCGGATAA
- a CDS encoding iron-sulfur cluster assembly accessory protein — translation MDTTNAETQAPVITLSEAALKEVKRLINVQGITEGGLRLGVKGGGCSGLSYTITFDEKIGQHDQVHDFDGVKVIVDAKSAIYLQGTQLDFQKDLMGGNFKFVNPNAEKTCGCGESFSA, via the coding sequence ATGGACACAACGAACGCAGAAACCCAGGCTCCTGTGATCACCCTCAGCGAGGCGGCGCTGAAGGAGGTGAAACGCCTCATCAACGTGCAGGGTATCACTGAAGGGGGGCTCCGCCTCGGCGTCAAGGGCGGCGGTTGCTCAGGGCTCAGCTATACGATCACCTTCGATGAAAAGATCGGCCAGCATGACCAAGTCCATGACTTTGACGGAGTGAAAGTCATTGTCGATGCCAAGAGCGCTATCTATCTTCAAGGCACGCAGTTAGACTTCCAAAAAGACCTGATGGGCGGGAACTTCAAATTCGTGAATCCGAACGCGGAAAAGACCTGCGGCTGCGGGGAGTCCTTCTCGGCATAG
- the iscU gene encoding Fe-S cluster assembly scaffold IscU: protein MAYSDKVVDHFNNPRNMGSFKKDEEGVGTGMVGAPECGDVMKLQIKVQNDTIVDAKFKTFGCGSAIASSSLATEWLKGKTIEEAQQIKNTDIVQELNLPPVKIHCSVLAEDAIKAALADYQKKSDGELTGAK from the coding sequence ATGGCTTACAGTGATAAAGTCGTCGATCATTTCAATAACCCACGTAACATGGGGAGCTTCAAGAAGGACGAGGAGGGTGTCGGAACCGGCATGGTCGGAGCCCCGGAGTGCGGCGACGTCATGAAGCTCCAGATCAAGGTGCAGAACGATACGATCGTCGATGCAAAGTTCAAAACCTTCGGCTGCGGATCGGCGATCGCCAGTTCGAGCCTTGCCACTGAGTGGTTGAAGGGCAAAACGATCGAGGAAGCCCAGCAGATCAAGAACACCGACATCGTGCAGGAGTTGAATCTGCCGCCCGTAAAAATCCATTGCTCCGTGCTGGCCGAGGATGCCATCAAGGCCGCCCTCGCGGATTACCAGAAAAAGTCCGACGGAGAACTCACCGGGGCGAAGTAA
- a CDS encoding IscS subfamily cysteine desulfurase, translating to MKLPIFLDNHSTTPVDPRVLETMLPYFSEKFGNAASRNHAFGWAAEEAVENARKQIAKLIKADPKEIVFTSGATESDNLAIKGVLDMYKEKGDHIITSSTEHRAVLDTVKSLEGRGKASATYLPVDKFGMVNPEDVRKAITEKTILISVMLANNEIGTINPVKEIGKIAKEKGILFHCDATQGVGKIPVDVQDMGIDLMSFAAHKMYGPKGVGALYVRKKNPRVRIVAQMDGGGHERGMRSGTLPVPLIVGFGKACEICEQEMAKEAARLTAMRNRLEASIMAALEESYLNGHPTNRLPGNLNISFAYVEGESLLMGMKDIALSSGSACTSSTLEPSYVLRALGVGTELAHSSIRFGLGRFNTDEEIDYTIKKVIEVVTKLREMSPLYEMAKEGVDLKSVRWAAH from the coding sequence ATGAAACTGCCGATTTTTTTGGACAACCATTCCACGACACCGGTAGATCCGCGCGTATTGGAAACCATGCTCCCTTACTTCTCCGAGAAGTTCGGGAACGCGGCCAGCCGTAACCATGCTTTCGGGTGGGCTGCAGAGGAGGCCGTCGAAAACGCACGGAAACAGATCGCGAAACTGATCAAGGCCGATCCAAAAGAGATCGTCTTTACGAGCGGCGCCACCGAATCGGATAATCTCGCGATCAAGGGCGTGCTGGACATGTACAAGGAGAAGGGCGACCACATTATTACATCGTCCACCGAACACCGGGCAGTGCTCGATACAGTCAAATCGTTAGAGGGCAGAGGGAAAGCATCAGCGACCTATCTCCCCGTCGATAAATTCGGGATGGTGAATCCCGAGGATGTGCGGAAAGCCATTACAGAGAAGACCATCCTCATTTCCGTCATGCTGGCAAACAACGAAATCGGCACGATCAATCCCGTCAAGGAGATCGGTAAAATTGCCAAGGAAAAGGGCATCCTTTTTCACTGCGATGCGACGCAGGGTGTCGGCAAGATCCCGGTCGATGTCCAGGATATGGGCATCGATCTGATGTCGTTCGCCGCCCACAAGATGTATGGGCCCAAGGGGGTCGGGGCGCTCTACGTGAGAAAGAAAAATCCTCGAGTTCGCATCGTCGCGCAAATGGACGGCGGCGGGCATGAGCGCGGCATGCGTTCCGGGACGCTTCCGGTGCCCTTAATCGTGGGATTCGGTAAGGCCTGTGAAATTTGCGAGCAGGAGATGGCCAAGGAGGCTGCCCGGTTGACTGCGATGCGCAATCGGCTGGAGGCCAGTATCATGGCGGCACTCGAAGAAAGCTATCTGAACGGCCATCCGACCAACCGGCTCCCCGGCAACCTCAATATCTCCTTTGCCTATGTGGAAGGTGAATCCTTGCTGATGGGTATGAAGGATATCGCCCTCTCGTCCGGTTCTGCCTGTACCTCGTCCACCTTGGAACCTTCATACGTGCTCCGTGCGTTAGGTGTCGGGACGGAGTTGGCACATTCCTCGATCCGCTTCGGTCTTGGCCGTTTCAATACGGACGAGGAGATTGACTATACGATCAAGAAGGTTATTGAGGTCGTGACCAAGCTTCGCGAGATGTCCCCGCTGTACGAGATGGCAAAAGAAGGCGTCGATCTGAAATCAGTCCGGTGGGCCGCGCACTAG
- a CDS encoding Rrf2 family transcriptional regulator, whose translation MALQHIATVQFGDVMPGRVVNTKEIAEEYNIPLELLAKVLQTLAKNGLIESHNGPKGGYVLARRAHQITIAQILESIEGPLGITDCSHEKDGELCMQRENCHIRTPLLKVQDSIAQLLNSMTLQDMMGGTPLITIQSPTAQGVE comes from the coding sequence ATGGCACTTCAGCACATCGCGACTGTTCAGTTCGGCGACGTGATGCCTGGACGTGTCGTGAATACGAAGGAGATCGCGGAGGAGTACAACATCCCCCTCGAACTGCTGGCCAAAGTGCTCCAAACCCTCGCCAAGAACGGACTGATTGAAAGTCATAATGGTCCCAAGGGCGGCTACGTGCTGGCCCGACGTGCACACCAGATTACAATCGCCCAGATTCTCGAAAGCATCGAGGGCCCCTTGGGTATCACCGATTGTTCTCATGAGAAGGATGGGGAACTCTGTATGCAGCGGGAAAATTGCCATATCCGCACACCGCTCTTGAAGGTCCAGGACAGTATCGCTCAATTACTCAATAGTATGACCCTGCAAGACATGATGGGTGGCACACCCCTCATTACAATCCAGTCTCCCACGGCACAAGGAGTTGAATGA
- a CDS encoding 2Fe-2S iron-sulfur cluster binding domain-containing protein yields MGGTNPYIEKADYELPRTAYTVTFIAPDGIVTKVEVDPAKIPYGPTGLPGSLLDVAMGNGVALEHVCGGVCACSTCHVIVKQGLESCNEGTDDEFDQLEEAPMTTLQSRLGCQCVPNGTKDILVEIPAVNKNLVKEGH; encoded by the coding sequence ATGGGCGGAACCAATCCTTATATTGAAAAAGCTGATTATGAGCTTCCTCGGACAGCCTATACGGTCACCTTTATTGCCCCCGACGGCATAGTCACGAAGGTCGAAGTCGACCCGGCAAAAATCCCCTATGGCCCGACGGGGCTCCCTGGGAGCCTTCTGGATGTGGCGATGGGAAATGGAGTAGCCTTAGAACATGTCTGCGGCGGGGTTTGCGCCTGTTCAACCTGCCACGTCATCGTGAAGCAGGGCCTTGAGAGTTGTAACGAGGGGACGGATGATGAATTCGATCAGTTGGAAGAAGCGCCGATGACGACGCTGCAATCACGGCTCGGTTGCCAATGTGTGCCAAACGGGACCAAGGATATTCTTGTCGAGATTCCGGCGGTCAATAAGAACCTCGTTAAGGAAGGCCATTGA